The Pseudomonas protegens genome contains the following window.
TGGCACGTCGCAGCTAGAGGCGTACAACCTTCAGTCGGACGGGTACAGCCCATGCATGAGGGGTTCTAGGCATTTTGCTCGGCGCGAGGGTAGGATTAAATCCTATTCAGCTGGAGAAGCTCCTCATGCGAAGCACCCAACAATTGAGCATCACGCTGCCAAACCTGATGGCCGACGCGGTAAAGGCCAAAGTCGCTAGCGGTGAATATGCCAGCGAAAGCGAAGTCATACGCGATGGCCTGCGGGCGCTGATGGCCCGTGATCGAGCCTTGGAAAGTTGGCTCTCCGGCCAGGTGGCAACAGCCTACGACGCCTTGAAAGCGGACGCTTCACGCACACTCAGTGCCGATCAGGTCCGTGCTCGGCTCTCAGCAGAGCATCAGAACGCCTGCAATAAACCTTAATGACGCACACCGTCGAATTTGCACCAGAAGCTTTGGAGCAGCTAACCACGCTCTATCGCTACATAGCCACGGCAGCCTCGCCAGGCATTGCCCAGCGCTATACCGACGCCATCGTGAGCCATTGCCAAGCGTTACAGACCTTTCCGCACCAGCCCCTCAAAACAGCCGGGACGTCGGCGCCTTGATGGCGGTCGAGCCCCGCCGCCGATGCCCTACCGCGACAGGATCGAAGGCGCCCGCCTGATGGCGCTCCAGGGCAGCAAATACCTGCAAGCGGGCGCGATGCAACAGCACGCGAACATGACTGCGCGAAATGCCCAACCGCCCGCCGATGGCCTCAAGCGCGTGGCCCTGGCGCTCACGGGACAACAAGACCCGGCGTTGCAACAGCGGCAGGCTGCTCAGCGTCTGCTCCAGGCAGCCACGCAGTTGCTCGGCGCACAGCAAGGCTTCCGGGCTGTCTTCGTGCCACTCCAGCGGCGGCGGCGCCCAGTCACCCTCCTCGGCAAAGCGCTGGTCGCCCGCCTGGGCCGGCCGCACGAAGCGCCCCGCCTCGCGACGGTTCTGCACGTAGCAGCCCTTGGCCGCGTTGGCGGTGATGGTCAGCATCCAGGTCTTGAGGCTGGAGCGGCACTGGAAACCGCCAAGGTTGCGCACTATCGCCAGCCAGGCGTCCTGCACCACGTCATCGACGTGGCGCTGCCCGACAATCGCCAGGGCCACCGAGCGCATGGCGCCCTGATGCTGCCTGACCAGTTCGCGAAAGGCCCGCTGCTCGCCGGCCAGCAGGCGCGGCAATAACTGCAAGTCGTCGCTGACGGCGGTCAGCGGCAGGTGCTGCAAAGATTCCATGTCGAGGATCTCCATGCTCATCAGCTCGCCCCTTTACCGCCGAGGCAACAATCCTACGAACAAGCCTAGGAAACGGATGCGCACTCGTGCACATTTTTCTCTGCGCGCCGCGTCCGGCTCGCTATGATGGTTGCCCATGAACCCCAGCCCCGCCCTTCGCCAACCCTGTCCGCCCGGCGCCTGCATCTGCGAGCGCGAGCAGTTGCTGGACACCCCGGGAGCCGACCTGCGCATCCTCCTGCTCACGCGCCAGGAGGAAAAACGCCTGCTCCAACGCCTGGAAAACCTCAAGGACCTGGCCGACCTGGAACACATGCAGCGCCAGATGCTGGAGAAACTCGGCATCCGGGTGCAGATCACCCCCAGCGACAATGAAGTGCGCAGCATGCGCGGCATCGCCATCACCCTGGGCGAGTTGCCCGGGCTGTGCCGCAAGACCCGGCAATCGATTCCGGCCGCCATTCGCCGGGCCATGGAGAACCGCCCGGAAATCGCCTACCGCCTGCTCGATGCCCAGGACTTGCTGCGCGATACCTGACGGCAAGTTTCAGCTACAAGCAGCAGGCTTGCGGCTTGTGGCTCAAAGCTGGAAACTTGCCGCTGCTTTTTCCAGGACTCCCCTCATGCAAAACACCCCACTGAACGCCGCCGACTTCGAGCTGATCGAAGACACCCTGCTCCAGTACGGAGACGACCACTCGGTGCTCAACCCCTGCGAGCTGGACGGTTACTTCACCGCGCTGGTGTCAGGCCCTGCTCAAGTCGATATCGCCGAATGGTTCCCGGGCATCTGGGGCGGCGAAAACCCGGCCTGGGAAACCCCGGAGCAATGCCGGCAGTTCATCGACCTGTGCGTGCGCCACATCAACACCCTGGCCGCGCAATTGGCCCAGGCCCCGCAAGCGTTCAAGGCGCGCTTCGAACAGACCGAGCACCAGGGCCAGGACCTGCTGCTGGCCGAAGAGTGGTGCTTCGGCTACCTGCGTGGGGTGGCCGTGGGCAACTGGCCGGAGATGCCGGCGCCGCAGGTCCGGGCGCTGCAGTTGATCATCGACTGCGCCGAACAGGACAACTTCGAACTGCCGGCCGACCTGGACCTGGAGCAGCATCGCCAGCAAGTGGCGGCCATCGAACCGGCCGCCCGCGCGCTGCATGCCTACTGGGCGGCGCAGCGCTGAAATAAACCGCATCCGAAAAAAAAACGCCGCGGGCTCCGATCAGGGCCCGCGGCGTTTTTGTCTGCGTCCTGCCGGCGGCGCGAGGCTTACAGCAGTTTGCGCTGCACCGCTTCATCCAGGGTGCTGCGGGCCAGTTGCTGGACCACGTCGCGGGTATCCGCCTGGAAAGGAACGGCAACGATCAGCAGCAGTTGCATCCAAGTGCGCACCGATTCGCTCTTGCGAATCCGTCCCAGCTCCTTGCCGTCCTTGTCCTTGAACACCGTCTCCAGGGTGAAGGTGTTCTTGGCCGTGGACGGAATCACGAAAAAGGTGACGCCGGTGATGATGGCCGAGGCCATGCTGAACTGTTCGTTGTTGTACAGGGTGGCTTCGGCGTACAGGTCCGACTCGACCTTGTCGGTGCTGACCCGGGCAAAGCGCCCGGACTGGCGGTAGGTGTCGGCCACCACGGTTTCCCAGGCGGCCGCCGGCGCGCCGGCGGCGGCATTGGCCGGGCCGCCGTTGACCTGGTACATGGCGGTGGTGCGAACAAACGCGCTGGGCTTTTGCTCGGCGGTCTGTGCCGCCGGCGGCCAGGTGCCGACAGCGCTCAGTTCGTGTTGCGAGTAGGACACGCAGCCGCTGAGCAGCACTGCGCCGAGCACCAGGAGGTGCTTGATGGAAGCCAACATGTGTCTCTCCTTGATCTCAGTGTTGCGCCAAGCGGGCGCTGGCGTTGTCCAGCAGCTTGGCAACCAGTTCGTTCAGCTGCTTGGCGCCCTGGGTCGGGGCCCAGTACTCACGACCGTACAGGCCGACGTTGCGCTCGAACTTGAGCTGCTCCTTGGCACTGGCCAGTTCCTGGCCGTTGCGGTCGACGATCGACAGCTCGCCGGCCAGGTCGAAGCTATCGACGTAGATCGGACCGTTGACCCAGATCCACACGGTCAGGGTCAGCAAGGCCCCGGGCAGGTAGCCCGGATGCGGCGCGCGGTGGCCCTTGAGCGAGGTCATGTTGAATTTCAGCACCACGTCGTCCTCGCCCAGGCGGGTGGGGAATTCGCTGAGCTGGCGGAAGTAGCCGGCACTCTTGACGTAGGGGGTCAGCTGGGCAGTGAGCGAACGGCTGATGGCGGTGCGGGTGGCTTCGTCGATACCGGGAGCGCTGACCTGTACATCGGCGATTTGCGCGGTGCGCGGGCTGCTGATGGGCGCGGGATGCAACGGCGCGCCCAGCGGGCCGGTAACGTTGTAGGAGACACAGCCGGTCAGCGCCAGGGTGGCGACAAGGGCGGCGGCCCCGAGGAGGGTTTTGAACACGAAATATCCTTATTGAAAGACGAACAGCACCTACGTCTCGACCCCAGCGCCCAGAACTTTAGGAAAACCTCGCATCCAGCCGGGCGCTAGAGATCCGCTCCGTGGCCGCATTGATAATCCGCTTCATAGGCCTGGAGCATGTTGAACAAGTGCTCCTGGGGCATCGTGCAGTCCTGCAACGGTTCGGGCGCCACCCCGTTCCACTCCTCATCGGGGTCGCTTTCGACAATCAGCAACGGCACCTGGGCGTTGTTGCAGAAAGCGAGGATGTCGCGCAGTTCCTGCTCGCGCTCTACATGGTCGTTGTGAAACAGCTTGGCGCTGTAGAAAAAGCCCTCGGCGCCACGGCGCAGATAACCCTGGGCAACGCTCAGGGACAGGCCCAGGCGCTGATGGAGAAATTTGACCAGCGCCAGGCTGGTGCTGGGGGTCGCCGTGGCGAGGCTGATGCGGGACATGGCAGGTTCCTTGAAAAACGACAGGTAATGATCGCGCGGTTACTCGGGGCGCCACAGTTCGAGCCCTTGCACATGACGCTCGATGTCGTCCATGTCGTCCTCCCCCAGAGTGCGGTCGAAGGGTTCGCTGAGAATCCTGCGCACCTGGGCCAGGCGCTGGGTGACCTGCTGGTTATCGATGAAATCGGTGGTGGCGCGCTGATAGTCGGCCACGGGTTTATCCCTGTAGTAGGCGCCCATCTTGTGCAGCGAGATCAACACGAACTCCAGCTCTGCCAGGGCTTGCAGGGCCTGTTCGCCGGAGAGGGTGATGGTGCGGTTGCGTTCCTGCATCGAATACTTCCTTGGCTCTCAACCATTGGACAGAGCGTCGCCAGCTGGGTAGCGTGCGGCGCACATTTCAAACAGACAGGCCCCCAACCATGCTGATCAGGGACTTTCAAAACAGCGATCTGCAAGCCTTGCTGGCGCTCTGGCTGGACGTTTCGATCCAGGCCCACCACTTTATCGACCCCGACTTCTGGCGCTCCAAGGTCGAGGACATGCGCAACCTCTACATTCCCCATGCCCAGACCCGGGTGGCCGAACGCGACGGCCAGCTCCTGGGCTTCTACTGCCTGCATGAGGATCAGCTGGCGGCGATTTTCGTCGCAGTCCAGCACCAGGGCCTGGGCTTGGGCAAACAGCTGCTGGCCGATGCCCGCCAGCGCCGCTCGCGCCTGGAGCTGGCGGTGTATGCCGCCAACCTGCCGAGCATCGGTTTTTACCGCCAGCAGGGGTTCCAGGTGATCGGCAACGGCACCGACCCCCATACCGGAGAAGCCGAACTGATCATGGCCTGGCCGGGCTGAAGCACCTGGCTCACGGCGCCTTGGCCGGGGCCAGCTTGAGCCGCGTCGGGTCGATGGCGCAGGCCATGTTGCGCAACTCGCCGAGCAACGACTGGCGGGGAAACGCGGCCCATTGCGCCTGATCGTCCTTGCGCGTGACTTCCACGCCCTGGGCGAACGGCTCGGAGAAGTACACCCGGCCGAACTGCGCCGACTCATCCTTCTCGCAGTTGATCACCCGGGTCGCCCGCGAGCTGCGGATCGGCGGCTTGCCACCGCCCAGCTCGGTGGGCTTGGCGTAGTTGTTGACCAGATAGAACTGCCGCAGGTGCGGGTTGTTCTGGTAGAGGGCCAGTGAGTTGGCGGCAAAGTAGGTGGCCAGCTCCGGGCTTTCCAGCACCTTGAACAGGCCCTCCGGACGCTGCGGCGCCGGGGCCTGGCTGCCCGAATGCGCGCAACCGGCGAGCACCAGCGCCGCGCTCAGGCTCAACAGCTTGTTCATCGGCCCGCTCCCTGGGCCAGGTCCGGCCGCTCCTGGTCGAACAATGCCTGATCGATAGTGCCCTGCAGCGAGCAGAGCAGACGGGTCTTGCCGTCTTCTTCGCTGAGCATGAGGATCTTTTCCGCGGAACCCGGCGCCGGGGCGATGCCCGACGCAGCGGCCGGATTGTCCTGCCAGGGTGCCGCGGCGTTGAGTTTGATCTGCGGCCGGGAAATGAAGTATTCACCGGCCTCCTGCCAGCCGGCCTGGGGCAGCGCGGCCATCACTGCGGCGCGGCTGGCGTCGACTTCGAAGCCCCAGAAATGGAAGCTGCCCTGCTCGCCCAGGTCGAACTGGCGGTCGTAATAGCCGGTCAAGCGCAGGCCGTGATCGGTCAGCGGGCGGGAAAACGCCTGGGATGCGGAGTAGTTGTTCAGGCGGTCGGCCACCGGTACCCAGGCGATGCCCTGGCGCTGATTCTCGGCCAGCTTCACCACCTGCCCGAGTTCGCCGCGCTGCTGATACAGGGCCTTGAAAAAGCCCGGCTGGCAGTCCAGCAGGCTCTCGCTGAGGCTGGCCGCCTGGGCAGTGCCGGCCCACAGGCCAAAGAACACGGCCAGCAGCGGTGAGGTGGAAAGGCGGGGCAAGGTGCGCGTCCATTGCATGGTCTGGAACATCCTGAGCAGGCGAAAAAACCGCGACTCTACCTGCGCCGGCACTGCCGAGACAAATCCGCCTCAAGGCGCCAGGCCTGCATGGCAGTGCGGCGCCGCAGCCGGTTCAGAGAAAAATGCAGCCCTTGAGGTACAGGGCGCCGTGACCGCTGATGATCACCCGGCCGTTGTCCAGCACCTGACACTGCAACTGGCCCTTGCGCGCCCCGCCCTGCTGCGCCCGCAGCTGGCGCTTGCCCAGGCGCGCCGCCCAGTAAGGCGCCAGCGAGGTATGGGCGGAACCGGTGACCGGGTCTTCATTGACCCCGACCCGCGGGCCAAACCAGCGCGAGACGAAATCGAATTCCCGGGACGGCGCCGTCACCGCGATGCCGCGCACATCGAAGGCGGCCAGGGCGGCGAAATCGGGCTTGAGCGCTTCCACCAGGGATTCGTCGTCCACCACCAGCAGGTAGTCGTCGGTGCGGTACAGGGCCTCAGCCGCCGGCAAGCCCAGGGCTTGCAGCAGGGCCGGAGCAATCGCCACGGCCTCGGGTTGCTTGGCGGGAAAATCCATGGACAGCAGGCCGCCCTCGCGGCTCACCCGCAACTCGCCGCTGCGGGTGGCAAAGCGCAGCACGTCGCGGCGCTCGCCCAACTGCTCGAACAGCACCCAGGCCACCGCCAGGGTGGCGTGCCCGCACAGGTCGACTTCCACCGTGGGGGTGAACCAGCGCAGTTCGAAGACCTCGCCCCGGGGCACGAAATAGGCGGTTTCCGACAGGTTGTTCTCCAGGGCGATGCGTTGCAGGAGCTCATCGGGCAACCAGGCCTCCAGCGGGCACACCGCCGCCGGGTTGCCACCGAAGACGTGAGAGGTAAAGGCATCCACTTGATAGATATCGAGCTGCATCGCGGTCATTCCTCGGCGCCTTGGGCGCGGATCTGTTCCAGGTAGTTGTAGATGGTGTAGCGGGTCACCCCCAGGGCCGCGGCGGCCTTTTCGATCCCGCCCTTGACGATGAACACCCCGCGTTCCTGCATCTGGCGCACGGCGTCGAGCTTGTGCTGCTTGCTCATGCGCGTCGCGCTGGCCGGGCAGGCGCCCTGGATGATCTGCGCCAGCAACTGTTCCATGTCGCGGCTTTCGTCGCGGTGCGGCGCGGGCGCGCTGCCCAGGCCCAGCAATTGCCCGAGGCAAGCGTGGGCCGCGGCGATGCCGCTCAGGTCGCTGTTGCTGCACAGGCTGGCGAAAGGCTGCCCGCTGCGGTCGCGAAAGATCACCGTGGAACTGCGCAACTCGCGGCCGTCGGGGGCCAGGGTCGGGTAGTTCTCCAGCACCAGCGGGGTACTGGCGGAGCGGTCCTGCAGGGCCCGCAGCACCGCGGCGAATCCCAGGTCCTGGCGCGGCCCGCCGAGCACCGGATCGCCCACCTGGCGCCCGGTGACATGGCCGTTGGCGATGGCGACGATCGATGACTCCGGGCGGTCCAGGTCATGCAGGACGATTTCCACATGCTGGCCAACCACGCTGGCAAGCATCTGCAAGGTGCTGGAGAGCACCTGCAGCACCAGTTGGCGCTCGGCAAGCAAGGCATCGCAAGGCGGGTTCATGGGCAGTCACCAAGAAAATTGGCCAGGAAAAATATCAACACAGTGTTGAATATTCAACTTTTAGTTGATTGGCGCCGCAATCGCGCCCACCGGTCGTGGCAATTGCATCACCAGGGCCATTGCTGCAATATCCGCAAACGCAAAGCATTCTCATTAAATACCCCTCTATTCAAGTGCTCTCCCCCATGACCCCCAACCTGCTCCTCGTGGAA
Protein-coding sequences here:
- a CDS encoding surface-adhesin E family protein, coding for MNKLLSLSAALVLAGCAHSGSQAPAPQRPEGLFKVLESPELATYFAANSLALYQNNPHLRQFYLVNNYAKPTELGGGKPPIRSSRATRVINCEKDESAQFGRVYFSEPFAQGVEVTRKDDQAQWAAFPRQSLLGELRNMACAIDPTRLKLAPAKAP
- a CDS encoding transcriptional regulator, which translates into the protein MNPPCDALLAERQLVLQVLSSTLQMLASVVGQHVEIVLHDLDRPESSIVAIANGHVTGRQVGDPVLGGPRQDLGFAAVLRALQDRSASTPLVLENYPTLAPDGRELRSSTVIFRDRSGQPFASLCSNSDLSGIAAAHACLGQLLGLGSAPAPHRDESRDMEQLLAQIIQGACPASATRMSKQHKLDAVRQMQERGVFIVKGGIEKAAAALGVTRYTIYNYLEQIRAQGAEE
- a CDS encoding N-acetyltransferase, which produces MLIRDFQNSDLQALLALWLDVSIQAHHFIDPDFWRSKVEDMRNLYIPHAQTRVAERDGQLLGFYCLHEDQLAAIFVAVQHQGLGLGKQLLADARQRRSRLELAVYAANLPSIGFYRQQGFQVIGNGTDPHTGEAELIMAWPG
- a CDS encoding UPF0149 family protein gives rise to the protein MQNTPLNAADFELIEDTLLQYGDDHSVLNPCELDGYFTALVSGPAQVDIAEWFPGIWGGENPAWETPEQCRQFIDLCVRHINTLAAQLAQAPQAFKARFEQTEHQGQDLLLAEEWCFGYLRGVAVGNWPEMPAPQVRALQLIIDCAEQDNFELPADLDLEQHRQQVAAIEPAARALHAYWAAQR
- a CDS encoding RNA polymerase sigma factor is translated as MSMEILDMESLQHLPLTAVSDDLQLLPRLLAGEQRAFRELVRQHQGAMRSVALAIVGQRHVDDVVQDAWLAIVRNLGGFQCRSSLKTWMLTITANAAKGCYVQNRREAGRFVRPAQAGDQRFAEEGDWAPPPLEWHEDSPEALLCAEQLRGCLEQTLSSLPLLQRRVLLSRERQGHALEAIGGRLGISRSHVRVLLHRARLQVFAALERHQAGAFDPVAVGHRRRGSTAIKAPTSRLF
- a CDS encoding type II toxin-antitoxin system RelE/ParE family toxin — encoded protein: MTHTVEFAPEALEQLTTLYRYIATAASPGIAQRYTDAIVSHCQALQTFPHQPLKTAGTSAP
- a CDS encoding PhzF family phenazine biosynthesis protein, translating into MQLDIYQVDAFTSHVFGGNPAAVCPLEAWLPDELLQRIALENNLSETAYFVPRGEVFELRWFTPTVEVDLCGHATLAVAWVLFEQLGERRDVLRFATRSGELRVSREGGLLSMDFPAKQPEAVAIAPALLQALGLPAAEALYRTDDYLLVVDDESLVEALKPDFAALAAFDVRGIAVTAPSREFDFVSRWFGPRVGVNEDPVTGSAHTSLAPYWAARLGKRQLRAQQGGARKGQLQCQVLDNGRVIISGHGALYLKGCIFL
- a CDS encoding type II toxin-antitoxin system ParD family antitoxin; this translates as MRSTQQLSITLPNLMADAVKAKVASGEYASESEVIRDGLRALMARDRALESWLSGQVATAYDALKADASRTLSADQVRARLSAEHQNACNKP